One genomic segment of Bacteroides caccae includes these proteins:
- a CDS encoding RapZ C-terminal domain-containing protein — translation MITEELQKLYLAYTGVPAENITELPSSGSNRRYFRLAGVQTLIGVYGTCIDENEAFLYMAAHFRRCGLPIPEIHIVSEDKTYYLQEDLGDTLLFHAIEKGRATSVFSEDEKELLRKTIRLLPAIQFAGADGFDFSRCYPQPEFNQRSILWDLNYFKYCFLKATGMEFQEDKLEDDFQKMSDVLLRSSSATFMYRDFQSRNVMIKDGEPWFIDFQGGRKGPFYYDIASFLWQAKAKYPDSLRQELLQEYIEALRKYQPIDEPYFYSQLRHFVLFRTLQVLGAYGFRGYFEKKPHFIQSVPYAIGNLRELLKEEYPEYPYLCKVLRELTGLKQFTDDLKKRQLTVKVMSFAYKKGIPDDPTGNGGGYVFDCRAVNNPGKYERYKPFTGLDEPVITFLEEDGEILRFLDHVYALVDASVKRYMERGFSNLSVCFGCTGGQHRSVYSAQHLAEHLNKKFGVKVELVHREQNIERTFEATI, via the coding sequence ATGATTACCGAAGAACTACAAAAACTTTATCTGGCATATACGGGAGTTCCCGCCGAGAATATAACAGAATTACCTTCTTCCGGCTCCAATCGCCGTTATTTCCGGTTGGCGGGGGTGCAAACATTGATCGGAGTTTATGGAACCTGTATCGATGAGAATGAAGCTTTTCTTTATATGGCGGCCCATTTCCGCAGATGCGGTTTGCCTATTCCTGAGATTCACATCGTGTCGGAAGATAAAACCTATTATCTGCAAGAAGATTTAGGAGACACTTTGTTGTTTCATGCCATAGAGAAAGGACGTGCCACGAGTGTCTTTTCCGAAGATGAAAAAGAACTGCTTCGAAAGACGATTCGCCTGCTGCCCGCTATCCAGTTTGCCGGGGCGGACGGATTTGATTTCTCCCGTTGCTATCCCCAGCCGGAGTTTAACCAACGTTCTATCCTTTGGGACCTGAATTACTTTAAATACTGTTTTCTCAAGGCTACCGGCATGGAGTTTCAAGAGGATAAACTGGAAGATGATTTCCAGAAGATGAGCGATGTTCTGCTTCGTAGTTCTTCTGCCACTTTTATGTATCGTGACTTCCAAAGTCGTAATGTGATGATTAAAGACGGCGAACCATGGTTTATTGATTTTCAGGGCGGACGTAAGGGACCGTTCTATTATGACATTGCTTCTTTCTTATGGCAGGCAAAAGCAAAATATCCTGATAGTCTCCGTCAGGAACTGCTGCAAGAATATATTGAAGCACTCCGCAAATACCAACCAATTGACGAACCTTATTTTTATAGCCAGCTTCGCCATTTTGTACTTTTCCGTACTTTGCAAGTGCTTGGAGCCTATGGCTTTCGTGGCTACTTCGAAAAGAAGCCCCATTTTATCCAGAGTGTTCCTTATGCTATCGGGAACCTGCGCGAACTGTTGAAAGAGGAATATCCGGAATATCCGTATCTCTGTAAAGTACTGCGTGAACTGACCGGGCTGAAACAATTTACGGACGATCTGAAAAAGCGCCAGCTCACAGTCAAAGTCATGAGTTTTGCTTATAAGAAAGGGATTCCTGACGATCCGACAGGCAATGGGGGCGGCTATGTTTTTGATTGCCGCGCTGTAAATAATCCCGGAAAATATGAACGTTACAAACCTTTTACCGGACTGGATGAACCGGTGATTACCTTCCTCGAAGAAGACGGAGAGATTCTTCGTTTTCTCGATCATGTTTATGCCTTGGTAGATGCTTCTGTGAAACGATATATGGAACGGGGATTTAGTAATTTATCTGTTTGTTTTGGCTGCACCGGAGGGCAACATCGTTCTGTTTATTCCGCCCAGCATTTGGCGGAGCACCTTAATAAGAAATTCGGAGTAAAAGTAGAATTGGTGCATCGTGAACAGAATATAGAACGTACGTTTGAAGCAACTATATAG
- a CDS encoding hybrid sensor histidine kinase/response regulator transcription factor codes for MRKNILVLLCVAFIIQFTGLLPLQAGHYYYKQISLKDGLPSTVRCILTDEQGFVWIGTRSGLGRYDGHELKKYVHQADDPHSIPHNFIYQMIEDEQNNIWILTDKGVARYRRQSDDFFIPTNESGNNIIVYSVCLTKGGVLFGSKNKIFFYNYQDASLRLLQSFERELNYNVTLLTLWDEHTLLCCSRWQGLLLLDLKTGKYNPPPFDCGKEIMNIFIDSQKRIWVAPYNGGLNCLTRDGKLLATYTTRNSSLSNNVVLSLAEREGQIWIGTDGGGINILDPETGQFSLLEHIPGRDNYSLPANSILCLYNDRNNNMWAGSIRNGLISIREVSMKTYKDVLPGNDRGLSNSTVLSLFQESENRIWIGTDGGGINSFNPFTEKFAHYPSTWEDKVASICPFTPGKLLISLFSQGVFIFNPATGEKHPFTIVDNETNTRLCNRGKAVNLLQNTPHSILFLGDHVYKYNLKEQTFNIATEQEGQDIIGTLLPIGNYQDYTYINDTKHIYELDNRTNRLKALYSCRKDTVINSVSRDEEGHFWIGSNYGLIHYHPGTKTKTLIPTSLFGEITLLVCDQQGKVWIGADSMLFAWLIKEKKFVLFGESDGAILNEYLSKPQLLSMQGDIYMGGVKGLLHINSKLPLTTSELPQLQLSNVIINGESVNDKLNGNPKGISAPWNSNITIRIMSKEEDIFRQKVYKYQIEGLNDQQIESYNPELAIRSLPPGSYKIMASCTAKDGSWIPNQEVLELTILPPWYRTWWFILSCAVFVVAVIIETFRRTLKRKEEKLKWAMKEHEQQVYEEKVRFLINISHELRTPLTLIHAPLSRILKSLSSEDHQYLPLKAIYRQSQRMKNLINMVLDVRKMEVGESKMQIQPHPLNKWIEDVSQDFISEGEAKNVRIRYELDPRIETVSFDKDKCETILSNLLINALKHSPENTEITITSELLSEESRIRISIIDQGNGLQQVDTRKLFTRFYQGTGEQSGTGIGLSYSKILVELHGGSIGARNNQETGATFFFELPLKQKTEEIICQPKAYLNELIGDNDNEQIPDEDNFDTTPYSILVVDDNSDLTDFLKKSLGEYFKRIVIAADGVEALQLIKSHTPDIIVSDVMMPRMNGYELCKNIKEDITISHIPIILLTARDDKQSQLSGYKNGADAYLTKPFEIEMLMELIRNRLKNREHTKKRYLNAGLIPAPEESTFSQADETFLLKMNKIIQENLDNSNLDVALVCKEIGMSRASLYNKLKALTDMGANDYINKFRMEKAITLMTGTELSFTEIAEKVGFTTSRYFSTAFKQYTGETPTQYKEKRKQEKKNE; via the coding sequence ATGAGAAAAAACATATTGGTACTACTATGCGTAGCATTTATCATACAATTTACCGGCCTTCTCCCCCTTCAAGCCGGACATTATTACTATAAACAAATCTCCCTGAAAGACGGACTACCTTCCACCGTGCGCTGTATCCTGACGGATGAACAAGGCTTTGTATGGATTGGAACCCGTTCCGGGCTGGGACGATACGACGGGCATGAACTCAAAAAATATGTTCATCAGGCCGATGATCCTCATTCCATTCCACATAATTTTATCTATCAGATGATAGAAGACGAACAAAACAATATCTGGATTCTGACGGACAAAGGAGTGGCGCGCTATCGACGGCAGAGTGATGACTTCTTCATACCAACGAATGAGTCGGGAAATAACATTATCGTTTATTCAGTTTGCCTGACAAAAGGCGGCGTCTTGTTCGGTTCAAAAAATAAAATCTTTTTCTATAATTATCAGGATGCTTCCTTACGCCTCTTGCAATCATTTGAGCGGGAGTTGAATTACAATGTCACCCTGCTGACCCTTTGGGATGAACATACCCTGCTCTGTTGTAGCCGGTGGCAGGGCTTACTACTACTCGACTTAAAAACCGGAAAATATAACCCTCCCCCTTTCGATTGCGGAAAAGAAATCATGAATATATTCATCGATTCACAGAAAAGGATATGGGTGGCACCTTACAACGGAGGCTTGAATTGCCTGACCCGCGACGGAAAACTGCTAGCCACCTATACCACCCGCAATTCTTCTCTGAGCAACAATGTTGTATTAAGCCTCGCCGAACGGGAAGGGCAGATATGGATTGGAACAGACGGAGGAGGCATCAATATCCTTGACCCGGAAACGGGACAATTTTCCTTACTGGAACACATCCCCGGAAGAGATAACTATTCACTTCCTGCCAATTCGATCTTATGTCTTTATAACGATCGGAATAATAATATGTGGGCAGGCAGCATCCGAAACGGATTAATCAGCATCCGGGAAGTTTCTATGAAAACATATAAAGATGTATTGCCCGGCAATGACCGCGGATTAAGCAACTCCACCGTTTTGAGCCTTTTTCAGGAATCCGAAAACCGGATCTGGATAGGTACGGACGGAGGAGGCATAAACAGCTTTAACCCGTTTACGGAGAAATTCGCCCATTACCCTTCGACTTGGGAAGACAAAGTAGCCTCTATCTGTCCGTTTACTCCCGGTAAATTATTAATTTCCCTTTTCTCGCAGGGAGTATTCATTTTCAATCCGGCAACAGGAGAAAAACATCCCTTCACCATTGTCGATAATGAAACGAACACCCGTCTCTGTAACCGGGGAAAAGCCGTGAATTTACTACAAAACACGCCTCACAGCATATTATTCCTGGGAGATCATGTTTATAAATACAATCTGAAAGAACAGACTTTCAATATTGCTACCGAGCAGGAAGGGCAAGATATCATCGGTACCCTTTTACCTATTGGCAATTATCAGGATTATACTTATATAAACGATACAAAACACATCTACGAACTGGATAACCGTACAAACCGGTTGAAAGCATTGTACTCTTGCCGAAAAGATACTGTTATCAACTCCGTTTCACGGGATGAAGAAGGGCACTTCTGGATCGGGAGCAATTACGGATTGATACATTATCATCCCGGAACCAAGACAAAGACTCTGATACCGACTTCCCTGTTCGGCGAAATTACTCTGCTCGTATGCGACCAGCAGGGAAAAGTATGGATAGGAGCCGACAGTATGCTCTTTGCCTGGTTGATCAAAGAAAAGAAGTTTGTCCTATTCGGAGAGTCGGATGGAGCTATTCTAAACGAATATCTTTCCAAGCCTCAATTATTAAGTATGCAGGGAGATATCTACATGGGCGGTGTAAAAGGCTTGCTTCATATCAACAGCAAGCTCCCGCTGACCACCTCCGAACTTCCACAACTCCAATTGTCAAATGTCATTATCAACGGAGAATCCGTCAACGATAAGTTAAACGGCAATCCGAAAGGTATCTCCGCTCCTTGGAACAGCAATATTACTATCCGAATCATGTCGAAAGAGGAAGACATTTTCCGCCAAAAAGTATATAAATACCAGATAGAAGGGTTGAATGACCAACAAATCGAATCCTACAACCCTGAACTGGCTATACGCTCACTGCCACCGGGCAGTTATAAAATCATGGCTTCCTGTACGGCCAAAGACGGTAGTTGGATTCCTAACCAAGAAGTACTGGAGTTAACGATTCTTCCTCCCTGGTATCGTACATGGTGGTTCATCCTCAGTTGCGCAGTTTTCGTTGTCGCCGTTATTATAGAGACTTTCCGAAGAACCTTGAAACGCAAAGAGGAAAAGCTCAAATGGGCTATGAAAGAGCACGAGCAACAAGTGTATGAAGAAAAAGTACGCTTCCTTATCAATATCAGCCACGAGCTTCGTACACCGTTGACACTGATACACGCTCCACTTAGCAGAATATTGAAATCACTCTCCTCCGAAGATCATCAATACCTTCCGCTGAAAGCTATTTACAGACAGTCACAACGTATGAAGAACCTGATTAACATGGTGCTTGATGTGCGTAAAATGGAAGTCGGAGAAAGTAAAATGCAGATACAGCCTCATCCGCTCAATAAATGGATTGAGGACGTATCACAAGACTTTATCAGTGAAGGTGAAGCCAAGAATGTGCGAATCCGTTATGAGCTCGACCCACGGATTGAAACTGTCAGTTTCGATAAGGACAAGTGCGAGACTATTTTAAGCAACTTGCTTATCAACGCGCTCAAACATAGTCCTGAAAATACGGAAATTACAATTACCTCCGAATTACTTTCAGAAGAAAGCAGAATACGTATTTCCATAATCGACCAGGGAAACGGATTGCAGCAAGTAGACACCCGGAAACTCTTTACCCGTTTCTATCAAGGGACAGGAGAACAAAGCGGAACGGGAATCGGATTATCTTATTCCAAGATTCTGGTTGAGCTGCATGGTGGTTCTATCGGTGCCCGCAACAATCAGGAAACAGGTGCAACTTTCTTCTTTGAACTACCACTGAAGCAAAAGACCGAAGAAATTATCTGCCAGCCTAAGGCATATCTGAACGAACTGATAGGCGACAATGACAATGAACAGATTCCTGATGAGGACAATTTCGACACGACCCCTTACAGTATTCTGGTAGTGGACGACAATTCCGACCTGACGGACTTCCTGAAAAAATCATTAGGAGAATATTTCAAGCGGATCGTAATTGCCGCAGACGGTGTAGAAGCCCTTCAACTTATCAAGAGCCATACTCCGGATATCATCGTCAGTGATGTAATGATGCCGCGAATGAACGGATATGAATTGTGTAAAAACATCAAAGAGGATATTACTATCAGCCACATCCCTATCATCCTGCTGACAGCAAGAGATGATAAACAAAGCCAGCTGAGCGGTTACAAAAACGGAGCAGACGCCTATCTCACCAAGCCTTTTGAAATAGAAATGTTAATGGAACTCATCCGCAACCGGTTGAAAAACCGCGAACATACCAAGAAAAGGTATCTGAATGCCGGCTTGATTCCTGCCCCGGAAGAAAGCACGTTCAGTCAGGCGGACGAAACATTCTTACTCAAAATGAATAAGATTATCCAGGAAAATCTGGATAACAGTAATCTGGATGTCGCTCTGGTCTGCAAAGAAATCGGCATGAGCCGGGCTTCGCTCTATAACAAGCTAAAAGCTCTTACCGATATGGGGGCCAATGATTATATTAACAAATTCAGAATGGAGAAAGCGATCACATTAATGACTGGCACGGAACTGTCATTTACGGAAATCGCCGAGAAAGTCGGGTTTACTACTTCCCGCTATTTCAGTACGGCTTTCAAACAATATACAGGCGAAACGCCGACACAGTATAAGGAAAAGCGGAAACAGGAAAAGAAAAACGAATAG
- the fsa gene encoding fructose-6-phosphate aldolase: MKFFIDTANLEQIKEAHDLGVLDGVTTNPSLMAKEGIKGTQNQRDHYVKICNIVNGDVSAEVIATDYEGMIREGEELAALNPHIVVKVPCIADGIKAIKYFTEKGIRTNCTLVFSVGQALLAAKAGATYVSPFVGRLDDICEDGIGLVGDIVRMYRTYDYKTQVLAASIRNTKHIIECVEVGADVATCPLSAIKGLLNHPLTDSGLKKFLEDYKKVNG; this comes from the coding sequence ATGAAGTTTTTTATTGACACAGCCAATTTGGAGCAGATTAAGGAGGCACATGACCTCGGTGTACTTGACGGAGTGACTACCAACCCTTCGCTCATGGCGAAAGAAGGTATTAAGGGAACACAGAACCAGCGTGACCATTATGTCAAGATATGTAATATCGTCAACGGTGATGTGAGTGCTGAGGTGATAGCGACCGATTATGAAGGGATGATTCGCGAAGGCGAGGAGCTGGCGGCGCTTAATCCGCATATCGTAGTGAAAGTGCCTTGTATTGCCGACGGTATCAAAGCCATCAAGTATTTCACGGAGAAAGGAATACGCACGAACTGTACGCTGGTCTTTTCGGTGGGACAGGCGTTGCTGGCGGCTAAAGCCGGGGCAACTTATGTATCTCCTTTCGTCGGCCGTCTGGATGATATTTGTGAAGATGGGATAGGACTTGTCGGGGATATTGTACGTATGTACCGCACGTATGATTACAAGACACAAGTGCTGGCAGCTTCTATCCGTAATACGAAGCACATTATCGAATGTGTGGAAGTGGGGGCGGATGTTGCTACTTGCCCGTTGAGTGCCATTAAGGGATTGTTGAATCATCCGTTGACGGATTCGGGACTGAAAAAATTCCTGGAAGACTATAAAAAAGTCAACGGTTGA
- a CDS encoding nucleotidyltransferase family protein — protein sequence MKAMIFAAGLGSRLKPLTDSMPKALVPIAGRPMLEHVILKLKASGFTEIVINIHHFGEQILDFLKANDNFGLTIHISDEREQLLDTGGGVRKACTFFEHSDEPFLVHNVDILSDVDLKELYDYHLQNGSVATLLASRRKTSRYLLFDTDRRLCGWINKDTGQVKPEGFRPDESRYQEYAFSGIHVLSPAIFRLLDVPCWEGKFSIMDFYLATCRQVEFSGYLVEDLRLIDIGKPETLAKAEGFCTGTLHSDA from the coding sequence ATGAAAGCTATGATATTTGCTGCCGGTTTGGGTAGCCGGCTGAAACCGTTGACCGACTCTATGCCGAAAGCCCTTGTTCCCATAGCCGGACGTCCGATGCTGGAACATGTTATCCTGAAACTGAAAGCATCCGGTTTCACCGAAATTGTGATTAATATTCACCATTTCGGTGAACAGATACTCGATTTTCTGAAAGCTAATGATAATTTCGGACTTACCATACATATTTCCGACGAGCGTGAACAGTTGCTTGATACGGGAGGAGGAGTCAGGAAAGCCTGTACTTTCTTTGAACATTCCGATGAGCCTTTTTTAGTGCATAATGTCGATATTCTTTCGGATGTGGACCTAAAGGAATTATACGACTATCATTTACAAAACGGCAGTGTGGCTACTTTGTTGGCCAGTCGGCGTAAAACTTCACGTTATCTGCTTTTTGATACGGACAGGAGGCTTTGCGGCTGGATTAATAAAGACACGGGACAAGTGAAGCCGGAAGGCTTTCGACCGGATGAATCACGTTATCAGGAATATGCATTCAGTGGTATTCATGTTCTTTCACCTGCTATTTTCCGCTTGTTGGATGTTCCTTGTTGGGAAGGCAAATTCTCTATTATGGATTTTTATCTTGCTACCTGCCGGCAGGTGGAGTTTTCCGGTTATCTGGTAGAAGATTTGCGACTCATTGATATCGGTAAGCCTGAAACACTGGCTAAGGCCGAAGGCTTTTGTACCGGAACACTACATAGCGATGCCTAA
- a CDS encoding SusC/RagA family TonB-linked outer membrane protein: MKNLLKVFLMCFITLFAFAGQMMGQQKTITGRVVDALNEGMPGVNVQVKGTTSGTITNIDGDFSISVPNTKSVLVFTFIGYVKQEVAVGNQTKLNIQMKDDTQSLDEVVVVAYGTARKGDLTGALTTMRPDANEAAKAVSIDNLLEGKVAGLVVSTASSNPGAASSITIRGASSLRGDNQPLYVIDNIPQASTGEFSSSGISGDFQIAQDPLSSLNPADIEDITILKDASSTAIYGSRGANGVILITTKKGKEGKAKVNASATFTIANASRLLEMMNLEEYAAYHNSRITDGKVPFHIVGDEVRYVFNGAYDKYDPADPETYNVVNYRNWQKEIYTSAFSQNYSLSVNGGAGKTTYYISANFKDINGTVKQTGLKQGDLRANLSAQLSKSVDLNMALSGSLRQNNMMAGGNTLGGATGAISRTALDYAPFELPENDPSFTNENKTNVFSWLNDYVDLTDDKTFKASLNLNWKINKFFTYSLRAGGNINTNDRKRWYGMQLYQGMNNQGYLATSNLSKSNYSVENIVNYNTKLGSVGTLAATVGMTYDDYNFLNKNVIGKNFTMFEFRENGMHMAGDVITSQPIQKDYQLLSYLGRVNVSLLDKYLITASLRADGSSKFAKNNRWGYFPSASIAWRMEQEEFLKDVSWLNQLKLRFSYGATGNQSIDPYTTFSMYGQGSGEISYADGTGNKTTAMVVTNLSNSSLKWEKTSSWNVGLDFGLFNSRLSGTLDIYQKKTTDLLISRNLPGSAGFSSTYYNQGSLNNKGVEFSLNAQIIDSSSWKWSVSGNIGVNRNEISDLGLLPADFGCLGERVGYYGNSLGDHFGVGHIFLAGEAPGLFYGYVTQGIVQKEDITENGIKYIKQDGSVGYYQTVNKTTPVAGDVKYVDRNGDGVVDDNDRDIIGNPNPDFTYGFQTKVSWKSLSLSASFNGVQGRDILNVGNRYNNTPGTKSNNVTRKAFQNMWTDENPSNLYPKSTFVVQNMVMDRYVEDGSYLRCSDITLSYVLPAKWTNKIGIKNTSVYASVKNAFVITDYSGYDPEVNSFAFDGLRPGVDMNSYPTPRSFVFGLNLTF; the protein is encoded by the coding sequence ATGAAGAACCTATTGAAAGTTTTTCTAATGTGTTTCATTACGTTATTTGCTTTTGCAGGGCAAATGATGGGACAACAAAAGACCATTACAGGTAGGGTAGTGGATGCTCTTAATGAGGGTATGCCTGGTGTTAATGTACAAGTAAAAGGTACTACCTCAGGAACAATAACTAATATTGATGGCGATTTTTCAATTTCCGTACCTAATACAAAGTCTGTATTAGTATTTACTTTTATTGGATATGTGAAGCAGGAAGTTGCTGTGGGAAACCAAACAAAACTGAACATTCAAATGAAAGATGATACACAGAGTTTGGATGAAGTCGTGGTAGTTGCTTATGGAACAGCTCGTAAAGGTGATTTGACAGGAGCACTGACGACGATGAGACCAGATGCGAATGAAGCTGCAAAAGCCGTTTCCATAGATAATCTGTTGGAAGGAAAAGTTGCCGGTCTAGTCGTGAGCACGGCTTCTTCCAATCCGGGAGCTGCTTCGTCCATTACGATTCGTGGAGCTAGTTCGTTGCGAGGTGATAATCAGCCTCTTTATGTCATTGATAATATTCCGCAAGCTTCAACTGGAGAATTTTCTTCTTCGGGTATTAGCGGAGACTTTCAGATTGCTCAAGATCCGCTGTCATCATTGAACCCTGCCGATATAGAGGATATTACGATATTGAAAGACGCATCCTCTACTGCTATTTACGGTTCTCGTGGTGCGAACGGTGTTATATTGATAACTACTAAAAAAGGTAAGGAGGGCAAAGCTAAAGTGAATGCTTCGGCTACTTTTACTATTGCTAATGCAAGCAGGTTGTTAGAGATGATGAATTTAGAGGAATATGCTGCTTATCATAATTCAAGAATTACGGATGGCAAAGTGCCTTTCCATATTGTTGGAGATGAGGTGAGATATGTATTTAATGGAGCTTACGATAAATATGATCCTGCTGATCCTGAAACTTATAATGTAGTAAATTATCGTAACTGGCAGAAAGAAATCTATACTTCTGCTTTTTCTCAGAACTACTCTTTATCAGTAAATGGTGGTGCAGGTAAGACAACTTATTATATTTCCGCTAATTTTAAAGATATTAATGGTACTGTGAAGCAGACCGGTTTGAAGCAAGGAGACTTGCGTGCAAATTTGAGTGCGCAGCTTTCCAAATCTGTAGATTTAAACATGGCGTTAAGCGGATCCTTGCGACAGAATAATATGATGGCAGGTGGTAATACTCTTGGCGGTGCTACTGGTGCTATTTCACGTACTGCTCTTGATTATGCTCCTTTCGAATTGCCGGAGAATGACCCGTCTTTTACAAATGAAAATAAAACGAATGTGTTCAGCTGGCTGAATGATTATGTGGACTTGACAGATGACAAAACTTTTAAAGCTAGTTTGAATCTGAATTGGAAAATAAATAAGTTTTTCACTTATAGTCTTCGTGCAGGTGGTAATATCAATACGAATGATCGCAAACGATGGTATGGAATGCAATTGTATCAAGGAATGAATAATCAGGGTTATCTGGCAACCTCTAATCTTTCAAAAAGTAATTATTCAGTAGAAAATATAGTGAACTATAATACGAAACTTGGTAGTGTAGGTACATTGGCTGCAACAGTCGGTATGACTTATGATGATTATAATTTTCTAAATAAAAATGTGATTGGAAAGAACTTTACGATGTTTGAGTTTCGTGAGAATGGAATGCATATGGCAGGTGATGTAATTACGTCGCAGCCTATACAAAAAGATTATCAGTTACTTTCTTATTTGGGACGAGTTAATGTTAGTTTGCTTGATAAATATTTGATTACAGCTTCTTTGCGTGCCGATGGTTCCAGTAAGTTTGCGAAAAATAATCGTTGGGGATATTTCCCTTCTGCATCCATAGCTTGGCGTATGGAACAAGAAGAATTTTTGAAAGATGTTTCATGGCTGAATCAATTGAAGTTGCGTTTCAGCTATGGTGCAACCGGAAATCAAAGTATTGATCCTTATACTACTTTTTCGATGTATGGACAAGGATCTGGTGAAATCTCATATGCGGATGGAACAGGAAATAAAACGACTGCAATGGTGGTGACCAACTTGTCAAACAGTAGTTTGAAATGGGAAAAAACATCTTCATGGAATGTCGGATTGGACTTTGGTTTGTTTAATTCCCGTTTGAGTGGTACCTTGGATATCTATCAGAAGAAAACAACAGATTTGCTTATTTCAAGGAATTTGCCGGGATCAGCTGGATTTAGTTCTACTTATTACAATCAAGGTTCATTGAATAATAAAGGTGTTGAATTTTCTTTGAATGCACAAATCATTGACAGTTCATCTTGGAAATGGTCTGTAAGTGGTAATATCGGTGTCAATAGGAATGAAATTTCAGATTTAGGTTTGTTGCCTGCTGATTTTGGATGCTTGGGTGAGAGAGTTGGGTATTATGGTAATAGTTTAGGGGATCATTTTGGTGTAGGGCATATTTTCTTGGCAGGTGAAGCTCCGGGATTATTTTATGGTTATGTGACTCAAGGGATTGTCCAAAAGGAAGATATAACAGAAAATGGAATTAAGTACATTAAACAAGATGGAAGTGTGGGATATTACCAAACGGTGAATAAAACGACTCCGGTAGCCGGTGACGTGAAGTATGTGGATAGAAATGGAGATGGTGTAGTGGATGACAATGATCGCGATATTATTGGTAACCCGAATCCTGATTTTACTTATGGTTTTCAGACTAAAGTATCTTGGAAATCCTTGTCGTTGTCTGCATCCTTTAATGGGGTACAGGGTAGGGATATTTTAAATGTAGGTAATCGTTACAATAACACTCCGGGAACTAAATCGAATAATGTGACGCGTAAAGCGTTCCAAAATATGTGGACGGATGAGAATCCAAGTAATTTATATCCGAAATCAACATTTGTCGTACAAAATATGGTGATGGATCGTTATGTGGAAGATGGCAGTTATTTGCGTTGTTCTGATATTACACTGAGTTATGTACTTCCTGCCAAATGGACGAATAAGATTGGTATAAAGAATACATCTGTTTATGCTTCTGTAAAAAATGCGTTTGTGATAACAGATTATAGTGGTTATGATCCTGAAGTAAATAGTTTTGCTTTTGACGGTTTACGTCCGGGTGTTGATATGAACTCATATCCGACTCCTCGTTCATTTGTTTTTGGCTTAAATTTAACATTCTAA